The following DNA comes from Thermoanaerobaculia bacterium.
GGAGCGATCCAGAAGGGCGCCAGGAACGGCACTACCGCGAGCGCGACGAGGAGCGCCGCGCGCAGGTGCAAGCCCGATCCGGCGCAGAACAGGAGAGCGCCGTAGAGCGGAAGGAACCAGGGGTTGCCCACTGCGGAGAGATCTCCGGCCCAGTCGAACGGCGCCATGAGCAACTGCGCGAACGCCGCCACCGCGACGACGAGCGGCAGATATCGCCGTCCGCCGGGCTTCAGCGGCGAGAGCAGCAGCGCCAGAAGCGGCAGGAATCCGACCACGAGTCCGGCATGCCGCCCGATGGCGAGGTAGAGCGCATTCCATCCCAGCAGCGCCGGATGAAAGAACGCCGCGGGCGCCTCCCAGGGGGCACCTTGCGCGGCCACGACGAAACCGATCGGCAGCAGCAGAGGCACCGCGAAGAGCGCCCCTGCCCAGACCCTGCTGCCGCGCTTTCCCGTTGGCGGGAGATCGAACAGCATCGGAATCGCGATCAGGGCGTAGGCGGGATGACGCACGGCCGCGGCGCCGACCAGAAGGCCGGCGATCGGCCAGACCCAGAGCGCCGGGCGCTTCTCGACGTCACCGCCGTAGATCTGGTCCGCTCCGCGATCGAGGATGGCCGGCGGCTCGCGGCCCCAGACCAGGGCGCCGGCGATGACGACGGCGGCGAAAACGAGAAGCTCGCTCTGCCACCGGAAGACCGAAGTGAAGGCGACCGAGCCGAAGAAGAAGAGGGCGATCCACAACGGCGCGGCGGCGCCCAGCGAGGCGCGCAGCGCCCAGCTCCCGGCGACCGCCGCCAGCACCAGCGCGAGGGCGTTGACCAGAAAGGGGCCGCTCTCGCCAGCCACAACGAGCGCCAGACTCCACACCCGGGTCGCGAGGTAGGGCGCCTCCAGCCTGCCGCCGTGCGGGTCGGTGCGCACGCCGCGCGGCGTCTCGCCGAAGGCGGCGCGAAAACGCGCCGTATCGGCGTCGACGAACAGCTCGTCGCGGTCGAGAGCCAGACTGTGCGCCGCGAGCCAGTTCGTGGTCTCGCCTCCCGGCGCGGGCATGCGCTCCCGCGCAGCGGTCGCCGCGAGCCAGGTGGTCGCGGCGAGCAGCAGGGCGAGCAGCAGCCAACTGGCGGATTTCAGACCCATCGGTCCCACTCCCAGGCGCCGAGCGGCCGGTGCCCCTCCACGATCTGCAGCGTCGGCTTGATCAGCAGCCGGGCGGCTGCCTCCGGGCGCCGCAACTCGAGGACGAAGCGGCGCGACGCTCCCGGTTCGAGCGCTTCGGGAAGCGACAGCCAGCGCCGTCCGCGATAGAGGTCGCGGCCCTCCGACAGGAACTGGACCTCGAAGATCACGCCGCCCGGCAGGGCGTGGCTCGGCAGCCAGCGGACGCGGCTGTCGTTCACCACATCGACCTCGAGCTTGCGGCGCTCGCCGGGGGGCCAGTTCTCGCTGCCGTGAACGACGATCCGGCCGGGCACGCGCCCCTGCACTGCCGTGCTGCGCGGCCCCGGGTGCGGTGGACGTTCGGGGAGCGGCTGCAGCTCGGCGAGCTCCGCAATCGCCGCGACCATCTCGTCCGCGGCGCGTTCGGGGGCATGGTGCTCGGCCACGAAGCGGCGCGCCGCCTCTCCCATCCGTTCGAGCCCGGCCCGGTCGGCGAGCTGGCGCGCGAGCGCCCGTGCGAGCTTCTCCATCTCGCCCTCTCCGGGCGGAATGTGCAGCGCGATCTCGTCGGGCAGATCGCCGAAGTCGGCGTAGTCCGACACCACCACCGGCCGCCCCACGGCGAGGATGCGCAGCAGCGAGGCCGAGGTTTCGCCGGCCGTCGGATAGCGCAGGTTGAGGCACAGGTCGGTCGCCGAGATCGCAGCGTCGAGCTGCTCGAACGGC
Coding sequences within:
- a CDS encoding glycosyltransferase family 4 protein, translated to PDLPLDPEIAARFHPVEAARAGEDGRLPLYQMGNNHYHAAVWELAMERPGVLVLHDLVLHHFLLDRTVGKGEFEPYRAALERDHGWVGDAAARPVRWGAFGRAAQFFLPANRTLLRRQRGVLVHGQWAASVLREEDPELAVRVVSMGIPLPAPARRDVGLAFRSQWRIPPAALLLGSFGFQTPIKRTDVAIRALASPGLENVHLLIAGELSPYSNYAALAAELGVAERVHVTGYLPFEQLDAAISATDLCLNLRYPTAGETSASLLRILAVGRPVVVSDYADFGDLPDEIALHIPPGEGEMEKLARALARQLADRAGLERMGEAARRFVAEHHAPERAADEMVAAIAELAELQPLPERPPHPGPRSTAVQGRVPGRIVVHGSENWPPGERRKLEVDVVNDSRVRWLPSHALPGGVIFEVQFLSEGRDLYRGRRWLSLPEALEPGASRRFVLELRRPEAAARLLIKPTLQIVEGHRPLGAWEWDRWV